The sequence below is a genomic window from Lolium perenne isolate Kyuss_39 chromosome 4, Kyuss_2.0, whole genome shotgun sequence.
tgggccaggtttgcgtctccgcggacggcccgatcactttgcatcgccccgctggaggtggtgccagacgcatttccggtcacgacggacacaaacggtcgctcagcgtccgtttgcgtcgcgccctgGAGATGCCCTCAACCAAAAAAGTGTTGATGGGGAAGCCAGCTGAAAGTTCATCGTGGCAATTGGCAAATTGCAAGCGCCATGCCACTCATGACAATGAGAGCCCAGAAATCCAGCAGTGCAAAGTCCAACCAGCATTCAGCATCACCAGTTAGTCCGTTAAAAAATTAGAGCATCATCGCACCTCCAGACGTCGTTCCAAATACGCGCATGTtcgtgttcaaaaaaaaaatacgcgcgtgtttttttttttgaacacaagGTGGGGTCAGCGACCCCAGAGGAGCAGTTCATTGATACACATGTGGCAGGTACAAATTGCAGCGAAGTCCTATGTCATCTCTTGCCCTAACAAACCTACTATTTGAAATAAGGACCTCACACTTTACAGAAAGCACCATAAAATTACATGAGAAAAAGCAATCGAGGACAGTGCCTCTGCCACcggtcgccggcgagctccaGGCGTCTCCGCCTAGCTCTAGGAGCTGCATGCTCGAATACTCCACGCCGACGAGAGGATTCAGCCGCTGGCAACCACCAGAagaccggggacgcaccacttggtccTCTGGAAGCGTCGAGCTCCAGCAGATGAATCGGAGGGCCTCCGATCTGGAGGTTGAGGATGGGCCACCATGCTGGCCAAGGATCATGGCGACGAGCTCGGTCGCCATGTGTTGCGCACGAGGTAGATCTTCTGCTCCAGGCCGCCTCTCCGGCGATCTGCCAAGAACGGCATCACCTTGACCCCCAGCTTCCTTTCCACCTCCATGATGGCGAAGAAAGGGAGGATCTCGGCCAGATCCGTCCAGATCGTGGGAGAAGCCAACGAGCTTTATTGAAGGGGGTGAGGAAGCGCCGCCGCCTTCCGCTTCTGGCTCCATCCACCGGAGCGCCGCAGAAAGCAGCCACACCACCAACAGCCACCGGGAGCAGCTCGGGCTCCGCCGTGACCAAGCCCCCAAGGGCATATCGCCATTCTCCACAGGGGTGGACCTAAGAAGACTGCTAGATCTAAACCTACAGCTACTCCTAGCTACTCCGGCGCCTATCCCTGACCAGCTCCggccggctattccggcggagGAGGCCCTAGGGCGGCCCGGCCTCAAGCGGCGGACTCTCAAACCCTGTAGCTGCTAGAGAGGGGAGAGGGGGGGAAATGAGCTGAATTATACGCGCGTGTTTGGAGTGTGCATCCGCCTAGCCGCGTCCCATTCGGTCTCCCCTAgtagttttttttcctttttgcaAACTCAACCATGGTATTGCCTAGTAAAGTTTCAACACATAAATCAAATATAAGTTTTACAgtaattaaaaataaaaataaaaattcaaacAATTAAAATAAAATGAAGTTCAACCTCATCAAGCGGCATCTCCTTGTACGAGATCTTTTTGTAGTTACGAATGAGCATCTAGGTCACGGATTTCGGCATGCATGAGAGAAAGTCAGCAAACCCCGTCGGTACCTAGTGCTCAATAGCGGCAAAAGGACCATGGTGATCATACGGGGGATCATCAAACGAATCGGACTTACGCTCACTCTTGATgaacatgttgtgcatgatcacacaagcattTATCGCCTACCACATCTCGTATTGAGACCAAGTAAGAGCATGATACTTGAGAATACATAATCGAGATTGTAGCACACAAAATGACCACTCGACATCTTTCCCGCAACTCTCCTAGCGCGAAGCAAATTGAGACTTCTTCTAACCTAAGGGCCGttgattgtcttcacaaatgtcaACCATCAGCTAGGTTaccctttggtatattggtggacATTGATCTTATAGTTGCATTCACATTTATGTCATTGCGAGAACCAACCATGCAAAAATAAGCATACCAAATTCAGATGTCATAATCTGTCTCAGCTTCAAGTACCACATTGCAATATGCATGATGTTGTTTATTCAAACCTTGTCAAGCAATGAACAATTCTTCGGTGACCAATGCATGCAATCCATGCTTCCAAGTGTGCATCCGCCTAGCCGCGTCCCATTCGGTCTCCCCTAgtagttttttttcctttttgcaAACTCAACCATGGTATTGCCTAGTAAAGTTTCAACACATAAATCAAATATAAGTTTTACaataattaaaaataaaaataaaaattcaaacAATTAAAATAAAATGAAGTTCAACCTCATCAAGCGGCATCTCCTTGTACGAGATCATTTTGTAGTTACGAATGAGCATCTAGGTCACGGATTTCGGCATGCATGAGAGAAAGTCAGCAAACCCCGTCGGTACCTAGTGCTCAATAGCGGCAAAAGGACCATGGTGATCATACGGGGGATCATCAAACGAATCGGACTTACGCTCACTCTTGATgaacatgttgtgcatgatcacacaagcattTATCGCCTACCACATCTCGTATTGAGACCAAGTAAGAGCATGATACTTGAGAATACATAATCGAGATTGTAGCACACAAAATGACCGCTCGACATCTTTCCCGCAACTCTCCTAGCGCGAAGCAAATTGAGACTTCTTCTAACCTAAGGGCCGttgattgtcttcacaaatgtcaACCATCAGCTAGGTTaccctttggtatattggtggacATTGATCTTATAGTTGCATTCACATTTATGTCATTGCGAGAACCAACCATGCAAAAATAAGCATACCAAATTCAGATGTCATAATCTGTCTCAGCTTCAAGTACCACACTGCAATATGCATGATGTTGTTTATTCAAACCTTGTCAAGCAATGAACAATTCTTCAGTGACCAATGCATGCAATCCATGCTTCCAAGCAGCCCCGTAAATTCTTACGCTTCATTTTATGACATGATACGTGTTTCTTCTTCATTCTTCATTTGACTCTTTCAAATAGTCTAGTCCAAACTTCTCCACCACTGCCCAATTGTACATGGCTTCAATAGATGTGGATGCAGCCATGTGTAGGTACTCAACTTTTGTATCTCTAGGAGCTTCGCATGCAAGCATTCTCATTGCAGCAACACATTTCTGATTGATGAGAAAGCAACCATTTCGGTGCAGTATTTTTTTCATCATGAAGTAGTCGTCATACGCTCCCACACCAAGCACCAGCGTCATAAACAACCCCTTGTTCATCCTAAATCGCTGGTGAAAATCCTTTGGGGTATATGAAGGTTGATTGCCGAAATAATTGGTGTACAGCATGGCATGACCCTTGATCCTTTGCCTTGGCTTGGTTTTTGTTCTCCCAAACTTCCAAACATGTATGTTTGTGAGCGGTATTGTTTAACTCATCCGCTTGTAATTGTAGAAGACAAGCTAGAATCGTCAAGTGCTCCTCTCCATCGGCGGAGGCATTAGCTTCCTCTTCCATGGATTGATGTAACATCATCTCATCATCGCTATCCATATTCTATAAACCAAACAATGAAGCAATCAATCGGTTGAATGGCAGAGAGAGGGGCAAAAAGCTGCATAAGCAAACGGCGGAACACCTAAGGTCGCCGCATGTTCTGTGTGGAGCCGAAAAAAGCCGAAGcgagaggggaggggagagggcaCGGGCGGCGTAGATGCCGCAAGGTTGGTGCACGGCTGGGGTTgattttggcgatggtggtgatttcATAGGGCGGGAGAGGCAAAGTGGTGGGAGAAATGAGCTTGATTGCTACTATGTGGTAGCGGTTATAGTTATCCTACCTAGGTACATCAGCGACTTATGTTCGACGCGCTCTATGGTAATGCCGCCCATGCTATTGGGCCGCGTCGGACAGAAAGCCAATTTGAAACGGTTGCGATTTTCTGTCAGGCGCGCACACACAAACGCTTTTGGGCACCATCTGGGGAACGTGACTAGGAAGCTTGTGCATCTGAAATCATCTCAAAAGACAAAATTCTGCATCTGAAACTCGCAACATAAATTTACCCTCCATGGCTCCATGCTACGGTACACTTGCAACGGTTTGAATTATTTGTACAAATTACAATGATTCCGAGGAATCAAGCTTTTTAATCTAATTCTGCTACTTACAAATTGCCGCTATTTGGATCGTCCCCCACATCCATACTTCTGAAGTATACTGTAGTATGTGTCTGAAAATCTCGTAGGCTGTGAAGAACACTTAATTTTTAGTGAGGCAGCTTCCATGCTCCACTATAAcagaaggacaatggagcagcctATCAATTCCCTAATCGCTCAATGATCtgtgcagcttctcttggaacgGATCACAGAAGCAAATCATTTTCTATCGTTTTGCCGCCTCATTTTTGCTGTTCTTCAGAACAGGAACAGGAGAAGATCGGCACAGGCAATTTCTTTACATTGTCATGTACGGCTCCGACGAGCGCAGCGGGAGCGACGCGATCTCGCGGTTCCTGGCGGACGCCGATCGCCCCACGGCGATCTCCTTCTCCAGATTCGGCGACGGCACAGGCGGCGCCGGCGCCGACGACGAGGCGAACGTGGACGCCATGCTGCTGCTGACGCCGCTGGTGGCCGTGGTGGCGGTGAGGAAACTGTCGGATGacttgggcggcggcggcctctcgaGCTCCATGACCCCCTCCAGCATCTGCACCACCTTCCCCATGGTGGGCCGCTGCGACGGCTGCTCCTGGATGCACCAGAAGCTGACCTGCAGCGCGCGCTCCACCTGGTCCATGTCGGCGTCCCCGGCGAGCCGCCTGTCGATGATGCCGGCCACGTTCCCCCTCTCGTACTCCTCGTAGGCCCACACCGAGAACTTCTTCCGGTCGGTGTCGTCGGCGATGTCGAAGTTGCGGCGGCCGCCGATGGTCTCCAGCAGGACCATCCCGTAGCTGTAGACGTCGGACTTGACGGTGATGGGCAGGTTGGCGAGCCACTCCGGCGCGAGGTACCCCCGCGTGCCGCGCACGCTGGTGAGCGTGCGGTGGCGGTGGTCCTTTGGGTTGATGAGCTTGGCGAGGCCGAAGTCGGAGACCTTGGCGTTGTGGTGCTCGTCCAGCAGGATGTTCTCCGGCTTGATGTCGCAGTGCACGATGCAGTCGCGGCACTCCTCGTGCAGGTACGTGATGCCGCGCGCCGTGCCGACGGCGACGGCGAAGCGCGTGGACCAGGGCATGGCCTTGGCGTTGGTGTtgtcgccgccggtggcggtggagaagaggAAGGAGTCGAGGGAGCCGTTCTTCATGAACTCGTAGACGAGCAGGCGGTGTCGGCCCTCGGAGCAGAAGCCGATGAGGCGGACGAGGTTGAGGTGGTGCGTGCTGCTGATGGTGGCCACCTCCATCCGGAACTGCTTCTCCCCCTGCTCGATCCCCTCCAGCTGCTTCACCGCCACCACGGTGCGGTTGGCCAGCACGCCGCGGTACACGGCGCCGAAGCCGCCGGCGCCCAGCTTCTCCTTGAAGCCCTTGGTGGAGCGCTGCAGCTCGCGGTAGGAGAACTGGACCGGCGCGCCGGACGCGTACTCCAGCAGCGCGTACTGCGCCGACGCCGCGCCGTACTTGGGGCTGTTCCGGCACAGCACCCACCAGAGCACCCACTCGGCGAGCACCAGCCCGGACACGACGCCGAGGACGACCAGCACGACGACCCAGGACCTTAGGCCGGAGTTGCGCGACGACGAGGAGCCGCTGCCCGCGCCGCCGAGGGGCGGGTTGGGCACGCCGGGGAAGCAGACCTTGACGAAGGAGGTGCTCGGGAGCGAGGCGGACTGGTAGGCGCTGACGAAGGTGGAGACCTTGAGGAAGCAGAGCCCGGAGCCGTCGGCGAGCGCGGTGGAGGCGACGCAGGAAGTCCCCGAGAGGCAGTTGAGGCGGCATGCGGTGATGCCGACGAAGAACTGCTCCGTGTTGATCTCGGGCGTGTAGGTGAGGAACTGCGTGTTGTCGAGCTCGAGCATGGTGGAGTTGCCGGGGCAGCTGGCGAGGTCGACCTTCCGCGTGCACCCTTCCCGCGGGTTGGCCGGGTTGCTGGGCTGGAAGTTCTGCGACGGGCAGCCGCACACCGGCGCCGTCCCGTTGTAGCCGCACACGCCCATGTTGCCGCAGTAGCCGAACACCTGGCACTGGTCGGCCACGGCGGACCACTGCTCCGCCGCCGTGCCGCTGCCGCGGGCCGCGCTGTAGGCGCGGAAGTTGCCGTCGGAGTCGAGGCGCACGAAGCGCAGCATGTCGCCGCTCTCGCCGTAGTTGCTGCTGTAGGCGACGACGACCGGGGTGGCGAGCGTGCCGTCGGCGATGGAGACGATGCCGTTGGTCTGCATGGTGAGCGCGGGGGAGCTGAGCGTGCGGTTGGCGGTGAAGGAGGCGTTGTAGCCCCGGTTGAAGTAggtgatggtggcggcgccgcgccGGGCCCAGCGGAGCGTGAGGTTGCCCGAGGCCCTTTCGAGGGTGAAGACGTAGTCGCCGGAGGTGAGGTTCGTGCCGGAGGAAAAGGTCTGGGACATGACGACGGTGTCCGTGGGGTGGTCGAAGGACTGCCAGACGGCGCCGCCGGAGGAGTTCTTGAGGACGAGGTTGCCGCTCTCCTGGACGGCCGCGGCGGTGACGCCCTGGTTGGCGGTGTTGGAGGACCAGAGCACGGTGTTTGAGGAGCCGTTGAGCAGCTGCAGGTCGCCGGTGGAGGAGAGGCGGAGGGAGCCCCCCGAGTCGACGGCCGCGCCGGCGCCGGCCGACCAGATGGGGACGCCGCCGGCGTAGGAGACCGAGGCGACGGAGAGGGACGGGGAGGTTGGGGATGGACCGAAGGCGAGGGAGAAGGTGGAGTTGGGGGATAGCCATGGGGCCGAGTTGCCCGGCGTGAGCGAGGTGCCCAGGGGCATGTCGGCGCCATGGGAGAGGAAAGGGAGGAGCAAGAAGCAGCCGCAGCAGAGGAGGAGGGCAAGATCCCCTCCCCGTAGAGACGGCATGTTTCTTGGCATGGATTCCTGGTGGAATAATAAGCTAGCGGCGGCGGCTGTGTAGCTCGGCTTCCCCTCTTGTCATGGCGTCTTTGGTTGATTGATTGGAGCGTGTAGTGGTAATTGAGGATGTGATTTGGGACTTGAGCGTAGCTAGTGGGATGGGAAGAGGGAGAAGCAGGCAGGGAGGGAAGGGGATGAGCTGAGCACGAGGGAGGGTTGAAGGAAGGGAGAAGGAAGTAGCCGGAGCTGGGAGCGACAGTGACGCACATACACTGACGGATGTAGCCGGTTGGTCCTCGCAGAGACCAACGACTTGGCTGTTCGGTCAAAATCCCCCATGATTTTCTTTTCCGTGAAAAAGTCCCGGTATTGCAAGACCTGTCAATGAGGAAACAAGAGTTTGCAGAAATTGAAAATTTGCTCGTTTCTTTAAGATTTTATTTTACCCTCATTGGAGATAGCtcggtatctctaccatgtactacttttttttttgaatcatGGCGCTTTATTGATTACTTAACATCATTACAAAGTACCTTCCGGATGCACTACGGAATAGCATcaaaagaaagattacaaaaagaAAGCTCACTATTACGAGCTTAACAGTGCATCGCGACATTCAACTGCGTCCAACATGCTTGAACAAGCAGACTGAAAACTCAGCGGCCAAGGTTTTGATATCGCCTACCATAGAGTCCACCATCGACCAACCTTTCGCCCGAGTTGACATCTTTTGAACCAGGGTAAGACAATCTGATGCAAAGGCCACATGTGTGAAACCATGATCCCTAGAGAGCACCGAAGCCCTTCTCATCGCCATTGCTTCCGCTAGTTCAGGGATGGTGGTGCCCTCTATCTCTTCACTACGAGAAAATTTGAAGGTACCTGAGTGGTCTCGCGCCACCACTCACATGCCCATCTGATTCTCGGCCTTGAAAACAGCAGCATCGACATTCACGCAAACCAGGCCAGCCGGTGGTGCTCTTTCTCACggaatttatctaaatttagctATACCTACGCTAAATAGTATTTAGATATATCCTAATTTTGACGAACCATCTGACACATTtcatgggacagagggagtactaaAAATATATAAAGATAAGGTACTGATTGTAAAAAAAATAACAGCTTGGTAAACCAAGCTGCTTCTTGGTGATAATTCAGCTGAACCAGTAGAGTAGGTGTGACCAAAATTTTCTTACTCCCTCCGACGCTACAATAAATCTAGACATGTTTTAGCATATATTTTGCCTAAATATATGGTAACTATTTAGGGCACGAGGGAGTGCATCCTTTTCAAACCTAGATAGATACTATAATTGTCCCATTTAGTAAAAAGAAGGTTATTGTACAAAAATAATTAGCGAAAGTCCAGGCCAAACCTAGATCCACCAAACACTGGTACATCTTGGGTCATCCACTCACATCGACAAGCtaatcacacacacacacacacacacacacacacacacacacacacataaaaTCAGCATTGGAGCCCGCTCCATCGAACTAGTTGACCTCCTATTAACGAGGAGAGGAAAACGTAACTCTCTCGAGCTGAATAAATTTGAATTATGTTGCGCGTCGCTTCGTCTAGTTCATGTTATGCCTTTATTTTTTTCTTCTATAGACATTGTTTAACATCCCTTGTGGTAGTATTTGTGCTTTAATGGTTTAAATGTGTCTCATTAGAGTTTAGAGTTTGCTGGATTGGGTTTCCTATTTGCTCTTTGGAGTAGAGATATTGCAACTGAAATAATGAGCAACGGAGATTAGGCAGCACAAAACAAAGTCACAACTCACAACACAAAAATTGTTTTTTTTAACGGAGACAAAAACTTGGCCTCATCTCACTAACAAAGAATATGtttgcaacaaagattttgcatgTAAAAATTGTTG
It includes:
- the LOC127291882 gene encoding G-type lectin S-receptor-like serine/threonine-protein kinase At1g34300 is translated as MPRNMPSLRGGDLALLLCCGCFLLLPFLSHGADMPLGTSLTPGNSAPWLSPNSTFSLAFGPSPTSPSLSVASVSYAGGVPIWSAGAGAAVDSGGSLRLSSTGDLQLLNGSSNTVLWSSNTANQGVTAAAVQESGNLVLKNSSGGAVWQSFDHPTDTVVMSQTFSSGTNLTSGDYVFTLERASGNLTLRWARRGAATITYFNRGYNASFTANRTLSSPALTMQTNGIVSIADGTLATPVVVAYSSNYGESGDMLRFVRLDSDGNFRAYSAARGSGTAAEQWSAVADQCQVFGYCGNMGVCGYNGTAPVCGCPSQNFQPSNPANPREGCTRKVDLASCPGNSTMLELDNTQFLTYTPEINTEQFFVGITACRLNCLSGTSCVASTALADGSGLCFLKVSTFVSAYQSASLPSTSFVKVCFPGVPNPPLGGAGSGSSSSRNSGLRSWVVVLVVLGVVSGLVLAEWVLWWVLCRNSPKYGAASAQYALLEYASGAPVQFSYRELQRSTKGFKEKLGAGGFGAVYRGVLANRTVVAVKQLEGIEQGEKQFRMEVATISSTHHLNLVRLIGFCSEGRHRLLVYEFMKNGSLDSFLFSTATGGDNTNAKAMPWSTRFAVAVGTARGITYLHEECRDCIVHCDIKPENILLDEHHNAKVSDFGLAKLINPKDHRHRTLTSVRGTRGYLAPEWLANLPITVKSDVYSYGMVLLETIGGRRNFDIADDTDRKKFSVWAYEEYERGNVAGIIDRRLAGDADMDQVERALQVSFWCIQEQPSQRPTMGKVVQMLEGVMELERPPPPKSSDSFLTATTATSGVSSSMASTFASSSAPAPPVPSPNLEKEIAVGRSASARNREIASLPLRSSEPYMTM